In Cucurbita pepo subsp. pepo cultivar mu-cu-16 chromosome LG10, ASM280686v2, whole genome shotgun sequence, the DNA window atatcCTGGTATTGATATTCCAAATCGCCCTGCCGGGCAGAGGCCTCAAACAGCACCACCCCCTGCAGCTAATGATTTTGCAAACTACGGGTTTGGATTCACTGGTGGGTTTATGCCAATGGCGGCAGCAAGAATTGGGAACTTCACTTTAGCTACTGCTTTTGGTGGTCTGATCCCATCTTTATTCAACATCCAGTTTCATGGATTTCCTGATGCTACAGTGTATGGAACCACCTCTGGTTACCCCTATGCATTCAACACATTCCATGGGGGTCATGGTCACCATTTTCCACAGCCACCAAGTCGAGGTCAGCATGCTGATAACGTACTGAAAAATCTCTTCTTACTCGTCGGCGTCTTCGTAATTCTTGCCTTGCTTTGGTGGTGAAAATAGCACAAGTGTAGAGATTTCATTTACTGCTTATGAAGTGAAGTAGTTTAGCTAATACTGcgattttatatatatatgaatgcTTGATAGTAGTACACTTACTGTGAGGTTTCCATTGATTCATGTTGTTCACATCCCAAAGGACTTCTGgatgtttctttctcttgcACAGACCAGCCCATGTTCACTTCTTTACCCCACCAACAGAAATAAAGATCAGCTCTAATTTGTTTAAGCTAAGATTTCCTATGTATGATCCACTGATTATTGATCTTTCCCAtcaaatttcttcatctcAGCTTCAAAACCACACtgaaattattgatattttgtttattgaaaagaaatttctGTAGTTCCAAGTTTATTTGGCAGCCTGCTGATACTAATAGACATGTCTGTGCCCCTTTTACTGAATTTGTGGTTGGATGGATCTACTTTTAACCTACCGTAAGTTCTGCCTGCTGTTCACTTTTGGAATGTTTCTTGATTGCTTAGTTAGTTTCTGATCAACTTTCTTTGGTTaggtttgttttttgttgtgttatACTAAATGCTTGATTTGCTTTCCTAGAACTACCATGGACACTCTACATTTGAAATGTGAGAAATTTATTGAACATAGTCACGGTCGGTTCTCGGCAATAGGAGATGAATGTATTGGAGATTGGTTGGGCTCGTGTGTACTTGAAATTTAACCGATATCTTATAGATTCTTAAACTCTCACTTCTGTAGTTTCGTGTTCTCATAAGTTTTTAAACTTTACATTAATATTTGTTGGATAAAGTGTAGGGATATAATAGACACAAAcattaaagtttatatatcGAAGGTCAATATAATGCGAATgttggtttattttatttttattttgaccTAGACCTTTCTTTATATTTACCCAAATTGAAAGTATACCTTTCTTTACTTCTGGTCAATAACTTTAATTAGTATATTTTTAACCCAATAGTTTCAatcacaaattaaattttctaattttttaaatacgaTTAGCTCTTGAACTAGAATAACCCTATATTCTATTCTAGTCCCCTCCACTTACATATTTGACTGAGAAACTATTCCCTGGGCCATGGGCTCATTCATGGGCTTTCATGTCAAGACTTTGAGCAACCATTTGGGACAAGAATCTAATTTGGAGTGTTCTTAAGTAGTATGAATTGAGCTTTTAGATTATGGGTATAATTCTCTTAGATTTCTTTTAAACTCGAGGTCTATGATACACCATTTGATCACGGAAAAATTTGAGAGTCCAAGGTGAAATGACACTGACACTATTTTTCGATCATGGCGATTGCATTTTTTTGTATAGATGGTTCACATGAATTTGTGATAGCGTTCATGTTCAAatcttttcatcttatttgTTCTACTGAATAAAAGTTTAtagcaaaaaaaattaagatataaaattcaatacctttttaacttttagaatagatatttatttcctaaaattcaaatttaccctatgaaaatgatatttttctttactagaaataaaattgaatgttTGGgatcattcaaattaataaattttttattattattatttagaaaaaagggaaagtaAATATGATTATGAATAAATGAGTCAAATACGTGAAAACGAAAcgttgaatttaaataaatgaaccgACGTTTTGATGGAGAGTgggtaatttaaatttaattaaatggaaaaaaaaaaggaaaaaaaaatcagaaaaattgTGGATGAGATGAATTTAGACTGTGTGTGGGTCCCTTATTCTTACGAACAAATGGGATTCCAAAGGCACAACATGCCGTGTGTGAATGTGTGCAATAATAATCTCCTTCAATAAATGAcacacttttattattattattattattattattattattattatttgacatttatatatatttgttactttttttagAGGATATTTACCTAAAGCTATTAATTTTTGGTGCATTTAGAAATAGGATTCATAGAATCCagcacattttaaaattatttaataatttgaagttaatgaatatagaaaaattaattagaaaataataataaggagGAAAAATTGGTGAAAGGGGAGTATTGGCATGTGAGGCACATGGTTTGTTTAATGAAACCCTCCAAATAATGAGGGGAAGTAGTGTTTGTTACACCCCACACTCTGTCTTCCATCCCTTTCTAATCATCCCTTCCCTCCCACGtgctttccattttatttactttttttcgttcaattagttattaatgtaacatatattatgagtaaatatatttttttaattattaccttattctttatttaaaatatatattcaattaatttgaagacaaaaaaaacaatgatcAAATAATGTAGGaagtattaaaataataataattaaaaacaaatgttgcattacaaaaataccctcCAAAAGTTATGTTTATTGGTATGgtaataaatttaagttgTTGAATGAATCACAAGTAGGACAAGAAAACTTTCCCTATTCAACCTCCCCCTCTGCCCTTTTTCTCCGAGGTCATTTTCGTCATAAAAATAtaggtaattaattaaaaaaaaaaaaaaaagtatcaattatactatttatttaagttCGAAATTTACTCGagtaaatttcaaaagaaaaaagaaaataatttttagaggTGATATCGGCTTTTCATTTGGAGGGCCAGGTGGGCAGGTGGTTCCCACGTGGAAAGCCACGTGTCAAAGAGTGGTAAAGAGATCAATGTGGGCCCCAGAAAGGTTTGATGTGGACGTTTTTTTcgccaaaaaggaaaatcaaggCCATTCAAAATTACCCATTTGTCCCCAAAATAAATGCTTCTCTCCTAACTATCTGCCAGGACTTGACGGACATTCAATGCCACCCTAAATATCCGGAACCAAtacatttctcatttttatttttattattttttaataaaaataatttacgatagttaaaaaatgtctaatttaaaaattaatagcCAATATCAATCAAAGCGCAAATCTCACgtaatcaataaaatatttaattacaaacaattctccaaaaagaaaaaagttattaccatttttatttcGGCATCCAATGCATTTGgaagcaaataaaaataaagatattaataacgctttaacaaaattatttaaatacatttttttctttttgttattaaacttctaaatttattttattaattattttagttcatatttttattttatttttgtNaaaaaaaaaaaaaaaaaaaaaaaaaaaatcagttattatttaa includes these proteins:
- the LOC111803169 gene encoding E3 ubiquitin-protein ligase RNF185-like, which produces MANEFGESTSVPHQNPSWSSNSDNTNNDTGDFECNICFELAQDPIITLCGHLFCWPCLYRWLHHHSQCQECPVCKALVQEEKLVPLYGRGKAPSDPRLNRYPGIDIPNRPAGQRPQTAPPPAANDFANYGFGFTGGFMPMAAARIGNFTLATAFGGLIPSLFNIQFHGFPDATVYGTTSGYPYAFNTFHGGHGHHFPQPPSRGQHADNVLKNLFLLVGVFVILALLWW